The Alnus glutinosa chromosome 3, dhAlnGlut1.1, whole genome shotgun sequence nucleotide sequence TGTAAACAAACTCATATAAGGCTCGACCCACTTATTAGcgcgactcgtatatatattaataaatatatgtatatatattgataaaagtAACTTATATAATATAGTGcttattaagtaacaaattaaccatattcattaatatatattagttattaagtaacaatgattaaaaaaaaagataatatataaacttacttacttatcaaaaaaaaagattaattgctatacaatatataattatatctataagtatctatataatatataatttaatgataaaagatAATCATATGGttatatcttatatgatctaACCATTAAGTATCTAATGATCGTTGGATTAACCATttaaattgttaatcatatgatttaatgaaaattatgatactttatcatatatattattcatataatcatatcatatacaatgataatgtgattggtataatcccaaattaagcGTGTCCTTccggcgtaggaaaggcaaggtgCACATGGTGTAGGGTTGGAGTCTTCtgttgtttttgggtttgagggcttggGTTTTTGAGGGTTATTGGGTTTTCTTTTAACCGTGCACACACTACAATTAAAGCCTTCAAACATTGAACCGCGTGcacttttttttctcctctaaaAAATGACCTTAACTCTTCTCAATCTTCCATCTTTCTTATTTGCAAACAGCTATCCTTCTTCCCATTTCTTATTCGCCGAAGCTAACAACTTTCCCCTCCAGAATACTTTTCTTTAAGATTAAGATTGTGAAAGCCAAATTCCGCCTCCTCTATAAGTGGCAATTCCTGCCCAACCCTCCACCAGCCTTGCAGTTCGTTTTCACCAAACCCGAATCAACCACCCAGTTTTCTTTGCCTACTGGTGTGGCCcaaattttcatatttgtttaCTTCATTTTTGCTTGATTTCAATTGGGTTGGTTAGGATTTATGACATTAGGAAGTTAGGATGCTGTTCATGCATCAATTGGGGGGTTTTGTTGGCCTAATGTCTTCCTTCTGTATTTTCCTCTGTTCCTTTTGTTTCCTCTATGTAATTAAATTTTCCCGCTTTATGTATGTGCAGGAATGGTGGGACTATCTCTTGGAGAAAAGTACTTCATAGAGGGTGGCATTGCTCAAGACCTTCGTGCTGATGGTCGAAAGAGATTAACTTACCGTCCTATTTGTGTTGAAACTGGATTTATACCCCAGGTATAATGTTCTTTTCAAATACGCCATGGAAATGTGGTCTCAATGATAGAAAAGGATTTATATACCCAAAGCCAATCAGTTAGAATTAAGTCTTATTTGGGTTGCATGATAGTTTGCTTAGTTCCTTATACACTGGTTTGTTTTCTAGCAGACAAACTGAACTTCTGCCGGTTCTATGTAATTGTAATTTCATGGACTTCATGGCAGGCAAATGGTTCAGCAAGATTCAGGATGGGGGCAACAGATGTTATTTCCAGTGTGAAGGTATTTCATCTTTTAGATGCCGGAtcttctctttgtattttttaaatgacaagTATCTACACTGACTAATCATTTTGCTCCTAGTATGAGATCTTCTGGTGGATACTTGTAATATGTTGCCTCCTAATTTCTATAAATGCAGGCTGAACTTGGAAAGCCGAGTTCTTTGCAACCTGACAAAGGAAAGGTCACCATATATGTTGATTGTAGTCCAACCGCAGAACCAATGTTTGAGGTTTGTATTCCTTGATTTTCTGATATCTtctaatattatttgttttgttgATTTAGGTTACATAGAcctcttgattttatttttgtttttttatcctttgtattaataataataattaaaaaagattaaTTGTGTGAAATGCATGCCTTAAGGAATCCAATTTGATAATTCCAGCATGATTCATTACTGTGCCCTATTTTTGGCTGATGATTTTTGTTGTTCCCCTTTTTTCCTCTATTCTAAAAGTACTTCAATATCATTTACGTCCGTGCACACTTTCATGCACGCACACACGTTCGCGCGCGCGCCACATGCATATGTAGATATGTATCTATgtatgtgtttttaaatttaattctatACCTTACATTTTACCCAGGGTAGAGGGGGTGATGAGTTGTCAATGGAACTCTCAGTTGCTCTTCAGCGTAGTCTCTTGGGTGGTAAAAGTGGAGCTGGTATGAATCTAATTAGAGCAAGAGAAGCAACCATAAATATATTGCTCTTTGTCTTCATTCTATCATTTTGTCAGTTCACACACTCTAATGTGATTATAGGTTCTGCCTTTACTTAAGTTGATAATATAGAGGTCTTATTTAACTTTTCCCAGGGGCTGGAATTGATCTCTCATCTCTAATAGTAGTGGAAGGAAAAATTTGCTGGGATCTTTACATTGATTGCCTTGTTGTTAGTTCAGACGGGAATCTGCTAGATGCCCTAGGTGCTGCAATTAAGGTAGTTCTCTTCACATATATTTACACATTTTGcagtttaaattttcttttaattttaagtaaaCCATGAGGAGGGATGAGTATAGTCCATAGACGAGCTGGATCTGTGCTTGAAACATATCAAAACTAATTGGTTGAACTACAAATCCACTGAGCTATTCAAACAAGCTTTGTACCTATCTTGTATCTCCTTTACCGTGATGGCAGCATAAATCTAAACTTTTGACATTTTTATTCTCCTAAGACGTTCATGACAAGAGACGCGTATGCAGTTGATGACCTCTCTGCTATCAGAAACTGAAAACTAATGCGTCTTATTCTTTTTGTTCCTGAAGGCTGCTTTGAGCAATACAGGCATTCCAAGGGTTAATGTTGCAGCTGGTGCGTCAGGCGATGAGCAACCAGAGGTTGACATTAGTGACGAAGAATTTCTGCAGTTTGACACATCCGACATCCCTGTTATAGTTACATTAACAAAGGTGACAAAACTAGAGTTTTAGATGTAATCTTTTCATAAGCTGCAAATGTCTTTTCTTTCCCCAATTAAGTATTGCCCTTGTGTTTTATATAGGTGGGTAGGCACTATATTGTAGATGCCACTTCAGAAGAGGAATCCCAAATGAACTCCGCCGTCTCTATTTCTGTCAACAGGAAAGGACACATTTGTGGGCTGACTAAACGAGGTGGTGCAGGCTTAGATCCTAGCATCATTCTCGACATGATATCTGTGGCAAAACATGTGAGTGAGCAGCTAATGAACAAATTAGATTCTGAGATTGCTGCAGCTGAAGCTGATGAAGACGAATCATGACATTGTCAGCCCCTCTGACTGTTTTTATCTAGTGGTAGTTTTGATAACTTACATAGGTGATGAAAGGTAGAATGACATGTTGTACAATTtccatgtatttttaaaaatagcgaATTTCACAGAGCTGAGTCTGCTTAATTATCAGCTGACAGCTTATGTTTTGAATGGAATTAGGCAGGCTTTTACTGCATCATTGCTGCTTATTGCCAACCCAGGTTATGTCTTTCACTTGGTTTGGAAAATGGAACACAGCATGGCGCAAGTCCTCTTTGGTGTTAAGATCAATTTCCTCCGGTGAATACAGAAGAATAAAAGTCACAATATAATCGAGTCACCTGGTCCTTGGCATGAGGGGGAGATCTATCTCACTATATTTTCCTGATGGTTTTTACTTAtaatagattaaaaaataaataaatcttgatGGTTCTAGCTATATGAAACTGGTTAGGATATTTAGGAAATTATTGAGGTGACATTCTAAACCagttaatttgaaaataacggttatgatttttttttttttttttttttttttttttttttttataaaaataaatatatctacCATATAGAGTTCTGTATAAATTATTGGGGGTTTCAATTCATATAATACTCATGTGAGGaagtttatttttataaattggtgaGATGcagtaacaaaaaataaaaaataaaaaattctaataagtTCATTCTCAAATAATGTGTTAATCTTGGattagatttattatttaaaaaaatgtgttaccACATCGTTTGAAAACTACTTTTgcgaaaaaatgaaaaatagagcATTTTTCAAGAATATAGTCTTAGACAAGGATCTATTTTGTTGAGCTCAATTAGTTGGATAGAGATTCATGTAGTTTGCAGCACTTGGTTGTTGTTGGACCATAAgcaagattttaaaaaatgacgaTCGCTCTAATCGTTCAAGGAAATTAGGAGACTATTAAAGGATTTTTGATTACAGACGGTCTTCTGGTAGGTCTACCACCAAAGGCCTCCAAAAAGCCTGAAGGCTCACAGGCCAACAACTGAAGGGCATAGAAAGTCAACAATCCACAACCAATGAGCCTAGATGGTCTGATGACTTGCAACCCAAATAACTAATAAGGATTTGGGTAAACTCTTGTTAAGATGTAATGTCCAACAACTGATTTTTACTCTTGCCAACTTAGTCAATTGCCTACTCATACTAAGCGTCCTCCAACAGACTTAAAAATGAATCTTCACGTCAGTAACAAATTAttaacataaatttttaaaaccctaaaacaaaagtGGAAGACGACGGCCTAGACATAGAAGAAGAG carries:
- the LOC133863551 gene encoding uncharacterized protein LOC133863551 isoform X1; its protein translation is MVGLSLGEKYFIEGGIAQDLRADGRKRLTYRPICVETGFIPQANGSARFRMGATDVISSVKAELGKPSSLQPDKGKVTIYVDCSPTAEPMFEGRGGDELSMELSVALQRSLLGGKSGAGAGIDLSSLIVVEGKICWDLYIDCLVVSSDGNLLDALGAAIKAALSNTGIPRVNVAAGASGDEQPEVDISDEEFLQFDTSDIPVIVTLTKVGRHYIVDATSEEESQMNSAVSISVNRKGHICGLTKRGGAGLDPSIILDMISVAKHVSEQLMNKLDSEIAAAEADEDES
- the LOC133863551 gene encoding uncharacterized protein LOC133863551 isoform X2 — encoded protein: MGATDVISSVKAELGKPSSLQPDKGKVTIYVDCSPTAEPMFEGRGGDELSMELSVALQRSLLGGKSGAGAGIDLSSLIVVEGKICWDLYIDCLVVSSDGNLLDALGAAIKAALSNTGIPRVNVAAGASGDEQPEVDISDEEFLQFDTSDIPVIVTLTKVGRHYIVDATSEEESQMNSAVSISVNRKGHICGLTKRGGAGLDPSIILDMISVAKHVSEQLMNKLDSEIAAAEADEDES